The following DNA comes from Pseudomonas triticicola.
TCAAGGCGCAACTGGTTGCAGCGAAGGGCGACCGCTACCGCATCACCGAACTGATTCGCCGCAACTTCGGCACCCAGCGAGAACTGGACGCGGCCATTGCCCGCACCGACGATCTGCAGGCGCAACTCGACAATGCGCAGTTCGAGTTGGACAACACTGTGGTTCGAGCGCCGAGCAAAGGCTTCGTCACCCACGTTTCGCTGCGCCCGGGAATGATGGCGAGCAAGCTGCCGCTGCGCCCGTCGATGGTGTTTATTCCGCAGGAAGGTCAGTACTTCGCCGCTTGGATGCGTCAGAACAGCCTGCTGCGTCTGACCGTGGGCGACGAGGCCGAAGTCGCCTTCGATGGCATTCCCGGCAAGGTCTTCGCGGGGCGAGTCAAAAGCGTTATCGGCGTCATTGCCGAGGGCCAGGTGCAACCTTCCGGCACGCTGATCAGCTACACCGGTTCGCCACCGGCCGGACGGGTGCCGGTGATCATTGAAATCACTGACCCGGCGTTCGCCGAATACAGCACGCTCATGCCGGGCGGCGCCTACGGGCAAGCGGCGCTTTACAGTCAGCACTTTCATCACATCGGCGCGATGCGCAAAATCCTGCTGCGCATGTCCGCCTGGATGAATTACATTTTCCCCTTCCATTGATTTGATTGACCACGAGGTTCGCACTGACTACTTACAGCACCCACCGCCTGCCACCGCTGTTGCGCCGTATCCTGCGTCCGCTGCTGGACCCGTATCGGCGCTACCGTCACGCCCGCCTGATCCATTCCGTGCGGGTGGCGTTGGGTTTGCTGGCGACGATTCTGCTGACCACCGGCATCAACCTGCCCCACGGCGAATGGGCGTCAGTGACCATGCTGGTGGTGATCGGCGGTTTGCAGCACCACGGCAACATCGGCAAAAAAGCCGCCGAGCGCGCCATCGGTACCTTGATCGGTGCAGGGGTCGGGTTGGCACTGGTGGCGCAACATGCGTGGCTGGGAATGCCGTGGCTGACCTACTTTTCCATGGCTGTGGTCTGTGGGTTCTTCTCCTATCACGCGATCGGCAAGGGCGGCTACACCGCCCTGCTCTCGGCGATCACCGTGTTCATCGTTGCCGGGCATGGCGACAACCCGATAACCGATGGTCTGTGGCGCGGCGTCGACATCCTGATCGGCATCGCCCTCGCCCTGGC
Coding sequences within:
- a CDS encoding HlyD family secretion protein codes for the protein MDLLLILTYAALCVAIFKIFRIPLNKWTVPTAVLGGVLIIGALIFTMNYNHPYSEVARSYFVSVPVIPIISGQVIDVPVKGNEPLEKGDVLFRIDPTPFQNRLKSLKAQLVAAKGDRYRITELIRRNFGTQRELDAAIARTDDLQAQLDNAQFELDNTVVRAPSKGFVTHVSLRPGMMASKLPLRPSMVFIPQEGQYFAAWMRQNSLLRLTVGDEAEVAFDGIPGKVFAGRVKSVIGVIAEGQVQPSGTLISYTGSPPAGRVPVIIEITDPAFAEYSTLMPGGAYGQAALYSQHFHHIGAMRKILLRMSAWMNYIFPFH